GGCGAATTCATCGAGAGCGCGCCTTCGGATCCCGGCGAGCCGATTCCTGAAAAACAGGCTGACATTTCCGCCGCAGCCCCGGAGCTGCCGGCGAGAATGCCCGGAGGACCTGAACTTCGGCACGTGGGAGCGAAGGTATGGCTCGTGAAAGAGAACGGCGAAGAATTTGCCGTCGACGTAGCGCATCGCTGCTGCACCTGTAAGGAGGGACGCAAAACTGGCCGTTGTCGGCATATCGAGCTTGTTTTAATGAAAAATCCGACTGTGCTGTAGTATCTTTTTCGATGATTTGGGGCGAGCCGCTTCTGTTGTTTGTGCGTGGTTTATCCGGTGAAATCAGGCACGTTGCCGAAAATATGACGGAAAGGCGCGGATCGTCTTATATTTTTGTTCATAAAAATCTCAAAATCCTGGGACGAATAAATGAAAATGAGCTCCACAAAAATGCTGAAAGTGGTATTATGATACGTGTTCGATTGCGTCTATATGACTTAAAAGTTTTTGCAGAGCAAAATAAAATTTCGTCGCAAAGGATTTCCCGTAAACGCGCCGGCGAATAAAACTTGCCTTAATTCCCGTCAAAATCAGGCAGATGCGCTGCAATCACACACAATGTCCGGGAGGAGACACATGCTTAGACCTATTGCTCAGGAACTTGCGGAAAACATTTCCCGCGTTATCGGTTACGACGTCGTCATCACCGATACCGACGGCATCACGATTGGCTGCAGCGATCCTGACCGCGGCATCGGCACGCTGAACGAGGCGTGCGCCATTGTCGGGCGCACGGGCCAGTCCCGCTGGGAAACGGAAGAGGACGCCCGCCGTCTGAAAGGGGTCAAGCCCGGCGTCACCTATCCGATCCTCGATACTGAGCAGCATGTGATCGGCACGATCGCCATCACGGGCGATCCCGAAAAGGTCAAACCGTTCGCCCAGCTTGTCAAAAGCCAGGCCGAACTTTACCTGAAAGAGCGCATGATCACGCGCGAACTGCTGGAGCGCGAGCGCAATCTTCAGGCTCTGGTGGCCGATATCGCCCTGTTCCGCCCCGGCATCAACGATCCGCAGGTGATCGAGACCAAAGCGGCGCTGATGGGTTATGACAAGACGCTGGCCTATTCGGTGATCGAGATCGACACGTCGTCGCAAAGCAGCGAGGACGGCGACTATCCCGAACGCGACCGCACGCTGATGGACATCCGCCAGATCTTCAACGCCCCCGGCGACGTTTCCGGCAGCGTCGGCCCCCACCGCTACGTGGTTTTCCGCAGCGCCATGCGCGGCCGCGAATTCAATCGCGACAAGTTCTACGTGGCGGTGCGCGAGCAGTGCCTGCAGCTGACCGAGCAGCTCAAGCGCCGCGGCTTTTCCGCCGCGGTCGGCATCGGCAGCGTGCAGGACGGCATCCCCGGCTTGGTCTCGTCGTACCGCGAGGCGCAGGTCGCCTTGGGCGTCGGCAGCAAGCTGCTTCCGCGCGACAAAGTCCACATCATCACCGACTTCCGCGTCGAGGAACTGCTGCTCTGTTCCGAGCCCCGCCTGCTCGACAGCATGGTTGAGCGCGAGCTGGCGCCGCTTTTCGTGCGCACTGACGGGGAGGAACTCCAGGAGACGATCGTGGCCTGGTGCGAAAGCGGTTTCAGCGTCGTGCGCGCCGCTGAACTGCTGCATGTGCACCGCACCACGGTGGACTACCGTCTCGAAAAGCTGGAGAGCATTCTCGGCGTCAAGCCGCGCGATTTCCGCGAAATGAGCCGCTTCTACTGGTCCGTGATCCTGTGGCGGAACGGCAAGGGCAATCCCAAGACGATCAGAAACAAACGCTGAAAACTCGTAAAACGAAAAAGATCGGTCGCGTGACCGACGATGTCCTCCGCAGGACAAACGCCAAGCGGCCGGGAATTGATGCATTCATTTGAATCATCAGTTCCCGGCCGCTTGGCGTTTGTGTGTTTTTTGAGCGGAGAGGGGACGGTCCCTTTTACCAGGCGGCGACGCAGCCGTCGGTGCGCGGCTCGGTGGCGCCGATGAGCACGTCGTCGTCGCTGCGCAGGATCATCTGGCCGCGGCCGAAGCTGAGGAAGTCGTCGGTGACGGTCACTTCATGGCCGCGTTTGCGCAGCCCTTCGGCCACGGCAGGGTCAAAGCCGGCTTCCAGTTCCACCTTCTTGCCGCCGATCCACTGCCAGCGCGGCGCGTCGAGAGCTTCTTGGGGATTGAGGCCGTAATCGATCATGTTCATCAACACCTGTACGTGCCCCTGGGGCTGCATGAAGCCGCCCATGACGCCGAAAGGACCGACGGCCCGGCCGTCCTTCATCAGGAATCCAGGGATGATGGTGTGATAGGGCTTCTTGCCCGGGGCAATGCAGTCGTCGGACCGCGGATCGAGCTTGAAGCCGTTGCCGCGGTCGTTCAGCGCGATGCCGCAGCCGGGGATGACGATGCCGCTGCCGAAGCCGCGGAAGTTGCTCTGGATGTGCGAGATCATGTTGCCTTCGCTGTCGGCGGCGCACATATAAACCGTGCCGCCGCACTGCGGATCGATGGGCTTCGGCAGCAGCGCCTCTGCGCCGATTTCGCCGCTGCGTCCCGCGGCATAGGCGTCGCTGAGCAGAAAATCCGTCTTCATCTTCATGAAGCGCGGATCGGCGATGTAAGTCTGTCCGTCGGTGAAAGCCAGCTTCATCGCTTCCAGCTGTTTGTGGACCGTCGGCTCGGCGTCGCGCCCCAGCGAGGTGTCCATCTTCTGCAGCATGTTCAGCGTCATCAGCGCGACGATGCCGTGGCCGTTGGGCGGAATTTCGCAGACTTCGTAGCCTTTGTAGTTGGTTCTGATCGGTTCGACCCATTCGGCCCGGTACGCCGCCAGGTCCTCGGCGCGCAGGAGACCGCCCGTCTCTTTCGAGAACGCGTCGAACGCCGCGGCGATTCGGCCGCGGTAGAAGCTCTCGCAGTTCGTCTCGGCAAGTTCGCGCAGAGTCCTGGCGTGGTCGGGCAGCTTGACGACGCTGCCGACGGCCGGCGCGCCGTTTTTGAGGAACGTTTCGAGGAACGGACGGAATTCCGGCTTGTCCCTGAACGGCATGAAGACTTTGGCCGCGTCGTTCCAAAGACGGCCGACGATGGGATGGACAGGATAACCGTTTTCGGCGTAATCGATGGCGGCGGCGAAC
The DNA window shown above is from Pyramidobacter piscolens W5455 and carries:
- a CDS encoding CdaR family transcriptional regulator, whose protein sequence is MLRPIAQELAENISRVIGYDVVITDTDGITIGCSDPDRGIGTLNEACAIVGRTGQSRWETEEDARRLKGVKPGVTYPILDTEQHVIGTIAITGDPEKVKPFAQLVKSQAELYLKERMITRELLERERNLQALVADIALFRPGINDPQVIETKAALMGYDKTLAYSVIEIDTSSQSSEDGDYPERDRTLMDIRQIFNAPGDVSGSVGPHRYVVFRSAMRGREFNRDKFYVAVREQCLQLTEQLKRRGFSAAVGIGSVQDGIPGLVSSYREAQVALGVGSKLLPRDKVHIITDFRVEELLLCSEPRLLDSMVERELAPLFVRTDGEELQETIVAWCESGFSVVRAAELLHVHRTTVDYRLEKLESILGVKPRDFREMSRFYWSVILWRNGKGNPKTIRNKR
- a CDS encoding gamma-glutamyltransferase family protein, which encodes MKFDMLNYRYPSRRSVIYGRKGMVCTSQPLAAQAGLDILKKGGNAVDAMIATAICMTVLEPTGNGLGSDAFDLVWFGGKLYGLNGSGGAPKLQTLEKMKAKGYDSMPQRGWDSVTVPGAVSAWGELHRRFGRLPFKELFAAAIDYAENGYPVHPIVGRLWNDAAKVFMPFRDKPEFRPFLETFLKNGAPAVGSVVKLPDHARTLRELAETNCESFYRGRIAAAFDAFSKETGGLLRAEDLAAYRAEWVEPIRTNYKGYEVCEIPPNGHGIVALMTLNMLQKMDTSLGRDAEPTVHKQLEAMKLAFTDGQTYIADPRFMKMKTDFLLSDAYAAGRSGEIGAEALLPKPIDPQCGGTVYMCAADSEGNMISHIQSNFRGFGSGIVIPGCGIALNDRGNGFKLDPRSDDCIAPGKKPYHTIIPGFLMKDGRAVGPFGVMGGFMQPQGHVQVLMNMIDYGLNPQEALDAPRWQWIGGKKVELEAGFDPAVAEGLRKRGHEVTVTDDFLSFGRGQMILRSDDDVLIGATEPRTDGCVAAW